A window of the Elephas maximus indicus isolate mEleMax1 chromosome 26, mEleMax1 primary haplotype, whole genome shotgun sequence genome harbors these coding sequences:
- the NRXN1 gene encoding neurexin-1 isoform X19, producing MGTALVQRGGCFLLCLSLLLLGCWAELGSGLEFPGAEGQWTRFPKWNACCESEMTFQLKTRSARGLVLYFDDEGFCDFLELILTRGGRLQLSFSIFCAEPATLLADTPVNDGAWHSVRIRRQFRNTTLFIDQVEAKWVEVKSKRRDMTVFSGLFVGGLPPELRAATLKLTLAAVREREPFKGWIRDVRVNSSQALPVDSGDVKLDDEPPSSGGGSPCEGGEEGEGGVCLNGGVCSVVDDQAVCDCSRTGFRGKDCSQEDNNVEGLAHLMMGDQGSP from the coding sequence ATGGGGACGGCGCTTGTCCAGCGCGGGGGCTGCTTTCTCCTGTGCCTCTCGCTGCTGCTCCTGGGCTGCTGGGCCGAGCTGGGCAGCGGGCTGGAGTTCCCGGGCGCCGAGGGCCAGTGGACGCGCTTTCCCAAGTGGAACGCCTGCTGCGAGAGCGAGATGACCTTCCAGCTGAAGACGCGCAGCGCCCGCGGCCTCGTGCTCTACTTCGACGACGAGGGCTTCTGCGACTTCCTGGAGCTCATCCTGACGCGCGGCGGCCGCCTGCAGCTCAGCTTCTCCATCTTCTGCGCGGAGCCCGCCACGCTGCTGGCCGACACGCCGGTCAACGACGGCGCCTGGCACAGCGTGCGCATCCGCCGCCAGTTCCGCAACACCACCCTCTTCATCGACCAGGTGGAGGCCAAGTGGGTGGAGGTCAAGTCCAAGCGCCGGGACATGACGGTGTTCAGCGGCCTCTTCGTCGGGGGGCTGCCCCCGGAGCTGCGCGCAGCCACGCTCAAGCTCACGCTGGCCGCGGTGAGGGAGCGGGAGCCCTTCAAGGGCTGGATCCGCGACGTCAGGGTCAACTCCTCGCAGGCCCTGCCGGTGGACAGCGGGGACGTGAAGCTGGACGACGAGCCGCCCAGCAGCGGGGGCGGGAGCCCGTGCGAGGGGGGCGAGGAGGGCGAGGGCGGCGTGTGCCTCAACGGAGGCGTGTGCTCCGTGGTGGACGACCAGGCCGTGTGCGACTGCTCGCGAACCGGCTTCCGCGGCAAGGACTGCAGCCAAG